A region from the Kribbella shirazensis genome encodes:
- a CDS encoding UDP-glucose dehydrogenase family protein, protein MKVAVFGLGYVGSVTAACLAAAGHDVWGVDVDTAKVDPITQGHSPVVEPGLDELVAAGATSGRLHATTDPRLALEEADVSLICVGTPSTPAGSTDLTYIKRAVRDIAEAARVVVRPASGFHSIVVRSTVPPGTVDEVVAQVLSEVPPPEGLTFGTAMCPEFLREGSGLADFYAPPFVVVGTRNPKVGTALTDLFKFLDADVQIVDVRTAEALKYACNAFHATKVSFANEMGRIFRHFAVDSREVMKIFVQDTSLNISPYYLKPGFAFGGSCLPKDLRSVLHLARTNDTELPLLAGALATNERSVRDVVDRVIAGPGREIALLGLSFKHATDDLRESPNVELAERLIGKGYNLRIYDAIVNPTRLVGANLRHVQSKLPHLQRVLTDDPHAALAGADLAIVSATDAGAVNALLDTPPARIIDLSGRLGADVEALHGYEGVGW, encoded by the coding sequence ATGAAAGTTGCCGTGTTCGGCTTGGGGTATGTGGGGTCGGTGACGGCGGCTTGTCTGGCTGCTGCGGGGCACGATGTGTGGGGGGTGGATGTCGACACCGCCAAGGTCGACCCGATCACCCAGGGGCACAGCCCGGTCGTCGAACCGGGGCTCGACGAGCTGGTGGCGGCCGGGGCGACCTCGGGGCGGTTGCACGCGACGACGGATCCGCGGCTCGCGCTCGAGGAGGCGGATGTCTCGCTGATCTGTGTCGGTACGCCGTCCACGCCGGCGGGCAGTACCGATCTCACCTACATCAAGCGCGCGGTGCGCGACATCGCCGAGGCGGCGCGGGTCGTCGTCCGGCCGGCGTCCGGATTCCACAGCATCGTCGTCCGCAGTACGGTCCCGCCGGGCACGGTCGACGAGGTGGTCGCGCAGGTGCTGAGCGAGGTACCGCCGCCGGAGGGGCTCACGTTCGGTACGGCGATGTGCCCGGAGTTCCTGCGCGAAGGATCGGGCCTGGCGGACTTCTACGCGCCGCCGTTCGTCGTCGTCGGCACCCGGAACCCGAAGGTCGGCACCGCTCTGACCGACCTGTTCAAGTTCCTGGACGCCGACGTGCAGATTGTCGACGTTCGCACGGCGGAGGCGCTCAAGTACGCCTGCAACGCGTTCCACGCCACCAAGGTCTCGTTCGCGAACGAGATGGGCCGGATCTTCCGGCACTTCGCCGTGGACTCGCGCGAGGTGATGAAGATCTTCGTGCAGGACACCAGCCTGAACATCTCGCCGTACTACCTGAAGCCCGGCTTCGCGTTCGGCGGCTCCTGCCTGCCGAAGGACCTGCGCTCGGTCCTGCACCTCGCGCGGACCAACGACACCGAACTCCCGCTGCTCGCCGGCGCGCTCGCCACCAACGAACGCAGCGTCCGCGACGTCGTCGACCGTGTGATCGCCGGCCCCGGCCGCGAGATCGCGCTGCTCGGCCTGAGCTTCAAGCACGCCACCGACGACCTGCGCGAGAGCCCGAACGTCGAACTCGCCGAACGGCTGATCGGCAAGGGCTACAACCTGCGGATCTACGACGCGATCGTGAATCCCACCCGCCTCGTCGGCGCCAACCTGCGCCATGTCCAGTCCAAACTCCCCCACCTGCAGCGGGTCCTCACCGACGACCCGCATGCGGCGCTGGCCGGCGCCGACCTGGCCATCGTCTCGGCCACGGACGCCGGCGCGGTCAACGCGCTGCTGGACACGCCACCGGCGCGGATCATCGACCTGAGCGGGCGGCTCGGCGCCGATGTCGAGGCACTCCACGGATACGAAGGAGTGGGCTGGTGA
- a CDS encoding glycosyltransferase codes for MSGPRVLIIIQNLWVPFDRRVWLECRALVAAGYDVTVVCPKGPGDPSYEVIDGVTVHKYKAYAPGGSKISFVWEYASSFLLTLRLVFRARKAGRFKVLQACNPPDIFWPIAMLLRRLDGTRFVFDHHDLCPELFQSRFGGTTSLPYKGLRFLERMTHRQADHVISTNDSYRRIAITRSGKANHDVTVVRTGPDPDKLLRGAADESLRRGHKYLATYIGVMGPQDGVDIVVRAADHIVNNLGRTDIAFTLMGGGDSFDDVVALRDELGLGEHVEFTGRVPDETVRAVMSTADLGLSPDPKNPLNDVSTMNKTMEYMAFELPVVAFDLVETKVSAADAAVYVEPNDVAQYGEAIVALLDDEVRRRRMGKLGRERVEQVLAWKHQQKAYLEVYDQLTGHVSHLGDVRGLHNATGS; via the coding sequence GTGAGCGGTCCGCGGGTACTGATCATCATCCAGAACCTCTGGGTCCCGTTCGACCGGCGCGTCTGGCTCGAGTGCCGCGCGCTGGTGGCGGCCGGGTACGACGTGACGGTGGTCTGCCCGAAGGGTCCGGGCGATCCGTCGTACGAGGTCATCGACGGCGTGACCGTGCACAAGTACAAGGCGTACGCGCCGGGCGGCAGCAAGATCAGCTTCGTCTGGGAGTACGCGTCCTCGTTCCTGCTGACGCTGCGCCTGGTGTTCCGGGCCCGCAAGGCCGGCCGGTTCAAGGTGCTGCAGGCGTGCAACCCGCCGGACATCTTCTGGCCGATCGCGATGCTGCTGCGGCGCCTGGACGGCACGAGGTTCGTGTTCGACCACCACGACCTGTGCCCCGAGCTGTTCCAGTCGCGTTTCGGCGGCACGACGAGCCTGCCGTACAAGGGCTTGCGCTTCCTGGAGCGGATGACGCATCGTCAAGCCGACCACGTGATCTCGACCAACGACTCGTACCGCCGGATCGCGATCACGCGCAGTGGCAAGGCGAACCACGACGTGACCGTGGTCCGCACCGGGCCGGACCCGGACAAACTGCTCCGCGGCGCAGCGGACGAGTCGCTGCGCCGCGGTCACAAGTACCTGGCGACGTACATCGGGGTGATGGGCCCGCAGGACGGCGTCGACATCGTCGTCCGCGCGGCGGATCATATTGTCAACAATCTCGGCCGGACCGACATCGCCTTCACGCTGATGGGCGGCGGCGACTCGTTCGACGACGTGGTCGCGTTGCGGGACGAGCTCGGGCTCGGTGAGCACGTCGAGTTCACCGGCCGCGTCCCGGACGAAACCGTGCGCGCGGTGATGTCGACCGCGGACCTCGGCCTGTCGCCGGATCCGAAGAATCCGCTCAACGACGTGTCGACCATGAACAAGACCATGGAGTACATGGCGTTCGAGCTCCCGGTCGTCGCCTTCGACCTGGTCGAGACCAAGGTCTCCGCCGCGGACGCCGCCGTGTACGTCGAGCCGAACGACGTCGCGCAGTACGGCGAGGCGATCGTCGCCCTGCTCGACGACGAGGTCCGCCGGCGCCGGATGGGCAAGCTCGGCCGCGAACGCGTCGAGCAGGTGCTCGCGTGGAAGCACCAGCAGAAGGCGTACCTCGAGGTGTACGACCAGCTCACCGGGCACGTCAGCCATCTCGGCGACGTGCGCGGTCTCCACAACGCGACGGGATCCTGA
- the asnB gene encoding asparagine synthase (glutamine-hydrolyzing) — protein MCGIAGCYQQRDGFALAEAMSDRIAHRGPDADRVYAFDEGDVRAYLAHRRLSIIDLSAAADQPFSKRGLTICYNGELYNYKELRAELSKSGVHFRTNGDTEVVLEAWRRWGPDALTRFRGMFAFAMLDEESGSLYLARDPLGIKPLYFLRRQDGVVFASELKAIVTAVGSELRTDPGALIASMLYYWLPEQRCAIDGVEKLPPGSWAEFRPDGGSRHETYWRVTEVATEAAAGPRADLRQVIEESVAAHLVADVPVSTFLSGGLDSSLVTVLAKQMDPGIDSYTITFRAQDQKLEAMPEDAIYARKLARQFGIDLHEIEIAPDVVELLPRIVDILDEPIGDPAAINTLLMCDTARDAGVKVLLSGMGADELFGGYRKHLACVMGAQYQRLPGVLRNGVVGPAVRRLPVTVNGRGLRYARWAKRFETFANLPEETAFRRSYTMYDADQLAGLISPDLEPYVGKLLGEHADIYHDTTLDDHVNRMCLADSRMFLPGLNLAYTDRASMAASTEVRTPFVDPVVARAAFSIPGSEKIHRRVSKLALKKAAEAWLPKEIIYRPKASFSAPLRAWVRNDLRELVDDVLLRGELVGSGFLRQDAVQKLVDDERAGREDYSKQLWQLLTLETWTRHVRSLGVTITSS, from the coding sequence GTGTGCGGCATCGCCGGCTGCTACCAGCAGCGGGACGGTTTCGCCCTCGCCGAGGCAATGAGCGACCGGATCGCCCATCGCGGTCCGGATGCCGACCGGGTGTACGCCTTCGACGAAGGTGACGTCCGCGCCTACCTCGCGCATCGCAGATTGTCGATCATCGACTTGTCGGCGGCCGCGGACCAGCCGTTCAGTAAGCGCGGTCTGACGATCTGCTACAACGGCGAGCTCTACAACTACAAGGAGCTGCGGGCCGAGCTGTCGAAGTCGGGTGTGCACTTCCGGACGAACGGCGACACCGAGGTCGTCCTGGAGGCGTGGCGCCGGTGGGGTCCGGACGCACTCACGCGGTTCCGCGGCATGTTCGCGTTCGCGATGCTCGACGAGGAGAGCGGCAGCCTGTACCTGGCCCGCGACCCGCTCGGCATCAAGCCGCTGTACTTCCTGCGCCGCCAGGACGGCGTGGTCTTCGCGTCCGAGCTGAAGGCGATCGTCACCGCGGTCGGCTCCGAGCTACGGACCGACCCTGGCGCGTTGATCGCGTCGATGCTCTATTACTGGCTGCCGGAGCAGCGCTGCGCGATCGACGGCGTGGAGAAGTTGCCGCCGGGATCGTGGGCAGAGTTCCGCCCCGACGGCGGCAGCCGGCACGAGACGTACTGGCGGGTGACCGAGGTCGCGACCGAGGCGGCGGCCGGCCCGCGCGCCGACCTGCGCCAGGTGATCGAGGAATCGGTTGCCGCGCACCTCGTCGCCGACGTACCGGTGTCGACGTTCCTCAGCGGCGGGCTGGACTCGAGTCTCGTCACGGTGCTCGCGAAGCAGATGGATCCCGGGATCGACTCGTACACGATCACGTTCCGCGCGCAGGACCAGAAGCTCGAGGCGATGCCCGAGGACGCGATCTACGCGCGCAAGCTGGCGCGGCAGTTCGGCATCGACCTGCACGAGATCGAGATCGCGCCGGACGTCGTCGAGCTGCTGCCGAGGATTGTCGACATTCTGGACGAGCCGATCGGCGACCCGGCCGCGATCAACACCCTGCTGATGTGCGACACCGCGCGGGACGCCGGCGTGAAGGTGCTGCTGTCCGGGATGGGCGCCGACGAGCTGTTCGGCGGGTACCGCAAGCACCTCGCGTGTGTGATGGGAGCGCAGTACCAGAGGCTTCCCGGCGTACTGCGCAACGGTGTGGTCGGTCCCGCGGTACGGCGGCTCCCGGTGACCGTGAACGGTCGCGGACTGCGGTACGCGCGCTGGGCGAAGCGGTTCGAGACGTTCGCGAACCTGCCCGAGGAGACCGCGTTCCGGCGCAGCTACACGATGTACGACGCGGACCAGCTGGCCGGCCTGATCAGTCCTGACCTGGAGCCGTACGTCGGGAAGCTGCTCGGCGAGCACGCCGACATCTACCACGACACGACGCTCGACGACCACGTGAACCGGATGTGCCTCGCGGACTCGCGGATGTTCCTGCCCGGGCTCAACCTGGCGTACACGGACCGCGCGAGTATGGCGGCGTCGACCGAGGTACGGACGCCGTTCGTCGACCCGGTCGTGGCACGCGCGGCGTTCTCGATCCCGGGCAGCGAGAAGATCCACCGCCGGGTCAGCAAGCTGGCGTTGAAGAAGGCGGCCGAGGCGTGGCTGCCGAAGGAGATCATCTACCGGCCGAAGGCGTCGTTCAGTGCGCCGCTGCGGGCGTGGGTGCGCAACGACCTGCGGGAGCTGGTCGACGACGTACTGCTGCGCGGGGAGCTGGTCGGGAGCGGGTTCTTGCGGCAGGACGCCGTACAGAAGCTGGTCGACGACGAGCGGGCCGGGCGGGAGGACTACTCCAAGCAGCTGTGGCAGTTGCTGACGCTGGAGACCTGGACCCGGCACGTGCGGTCCCTGGGCGTGACCATCACCTCGAGCTGA
- a CDS encoding bi-domain-containing oxidoreductase, with protein sequence MKQVAQNYKSGELTVLDVPPPTCAPGGVLIRSLYSLISTGTELMKVGEAKLSLIGKAKARPDQVRKVLDTVSQQGVASTYKKVMNKLDSYTPLGYSLCGVVVEVGAGAEEFSVGQLVAAAGNEYALHAEYNWVPLNLCVPVPDGVPPEQAAFSTVGAIAMQGVRQAEVQLGDTAVVIGLGLVGQLVVRLLVAAGVRVYGIDTVEDRCRMAEKAGALHCSSPDEAGVASLERALLEASNGLGADHILLAAGGHSNGPVETAARLARDRARVVDIGKTKLDLPWNAYYDKELDVRFSRSYGPGRYDDRYELQGIDYPAGYVRWTERRNLACFIDLIAREQIDVASLIANTFPIADATAAYQQLSTGSLPGVGFLFEYPNLQTEVVEATAPPGQRETVGQAAPVGVVRVGFVGAGNYASSMLLPHLQKDERVVLGRVATNKSLSAANAQRRFGFLDVATDSQAVLSDDSLDAVFVVTRHSSHAELACRALETGKAVFVEKPLALTDDELDRIVATVDATGNDRLMVGFNRRFAPLLTDLKTRFGDPGGNFSLRYLVNAGKLDSTSWYLDAGKEGSRFAGEGGHFIDTLTWWLDSLPTEVYAVPGPDAGDVFVTLRFANGSVGTITYVGGGNARFPKETIDITGGGRNARFDNFQSASVWTGRKPSTRKSRSTDKGQRTELERFVAAVKSGGPMPIPFDALVATTRATIAVDRSLASGKPEKV encoded by the coding sequence ATGAAACAGGTTGCACAGAACTACAAGTCCGGTGAGCTGACGGTGCTGGACGTGCCTCCGCCTACCTGTGCGCCCGGCGGTGTGCTGATCCGGTCGCTGTACTCGCTGATCTCCACCGGGACAGAGCTGATGAAGGTCGGCGAGGCGAAGCTGTCGCTGATCGGTAAGGCGAAGGCGCGCCCGGACCAGGTGCGGAAGGTGCTGGACACCGTCTCGCAGCAGGGTGTGGCGAGCACCTACAAGAAGGTGATGAACAAGCTCGACTCGTACACGCCGCTCGGGTACTCGCTGTGCGGTGTGGTGGTCGAGGTGGGGGCTGGTGCGGAGGAGTTCAGTGTCGGGCAGCTGGTCGCGGCGGCGGGGAACGAGTACGCGCTGCATGCGGAGTACAACTGGGTGCCGTTGAACCTGTGCGTGCCGGTGCCGGACGGCGTACCGCCTGAGCAGGCCGCGTTCTCCACGGTCGGCGCTATCGCGATGCAGGGTGTGCGGCAGGCCGAGGTGCAGCTGGGTGACACGGCTGTGGTGATCGGGTTGGGCCTTGTCGGGCAGCTGGTTGTGCGGTTGCTGGTTGCGGCCGGGGTGCGCGTGTACGGGATCGACACGGTCGAGGACCGGTGCCGGATGGCGGAGAAGGCAGGGGCGTTGCACTGCTCGTCGCCGGACGAGGCGGGGGTGGCGTCGCTCGAGCGTGCGCTGCTGGAGGCGTCGAACGGTCTCGGCGCGGACCACATCCTGCTGGCCGCCGGCGGTCACTCCAACGGTCCGGTCGAGACAGCGGCGCGGCTGGCGCGGGACCGGGCGCGGGTCGTCGACATCGGCAAGACGAAGCTGGACCTGCCGTGGAACGCGTACTACGACAAGGAGCTGGACGTCCGGTTCTCGCGGTCGTACGGCCCGGGGCGGTACGACGACCGGTACGAACTGCAGGGCATCGACTACCCCGCCGGCTACGTCCGCTGGACCGAACGCCGCAACCTGGCCTGCTTCATCGACCTGATCGCCCGCGAACAGATCGACGTGGCGTCCCTGATCGCCAACACCTTCCCGATCGCCGACGCCACCGCCGCCTACCAGCAACTCAGCACCGGCTCCCTCCCCGGCGTCGGCTTCCTCTTCGAATACCCGAACCTGCAGACAGAGGTGGTCGAGGCGACTGCCCCGCCCGGGCAGCGGGAGACCGTTGGTCAGGCGGCTCCGGTTGGGGTTGTTCGGGTTGGGTTCGTGGGAGCCGGGAACTACGCGTCGAGCATGCTGCTTCCTCATCTGCAGAAGGATGAGCGTGTGGTGCTGGGGCGGGTGGCTACCAACAAGTCCTTGTCAGCGGCCAACGCGCAGCGCAGGTTCGGGTTCCTCGACGTGGCTACCGACTCGCAGGCTGTGCTGTCGGACGACAGTCTGGACGCGGTCTTCGTCGTCACGCGGCACAGTTCGCACGCCGAGCTGGCCTGCCGGGCGCTCGAGACCGGGAAGGCCGTGTTCGTCGAGAAGCCCCTCGCGCTGACCGACGACGAGCTGGACCGGATCGTCGCCACAGTGGATGCCACCGGCAACGACCGCCTGATGGTCGGCTTCAACCGCCGGTTCGCACCGCTGCTCACGGACCTGAAGACGCGCTTCGGCGACCCCGGCGGCAACTTCTCGCTCCGCTACCTGGTGAACGCGGGCAAGCTCGACTCCACCAGCTGGTATCTCGACGCCGGCAAGGAAGGCTCCAGGTTCGCGGGCGAAGGCGGCCACTTCATCGACACCCTGACCTGGTGGCTGGACAGCCTCCCGACCGAGGTGTACGCCGTCCCGGGGCCCGACGCCGGCGATGTCTTCGTCACGCTGAGGTTCGCGAACGGCTCCGTCGGCACCATCACCTACGTCGGCGGCGGCAACGCGCGCTTCCCGAAGGAGACGATCGACATCACCGGCGGGGGCCGCAACGCCCGCTTCGACAACTTCCAGAGCGCGTCGGTGTGGACCGGGCGCAAACCGTCCACTCGCAAGTCCCGCAGTACCGACAAGGGCCAGCGCACCGAGCTCGAACGCTTCGTCGCCGCGGTGAAGTCCGGTGGCCCGATGCCGATCCCGTTCGACGCGCTGGTCGCCACCACCCGCGCCACCATCGCGGTCGACCGCAGCCTGGCGAGCGGCAAGCCGGAGAAAGTGTGA
- a CDS encoding heparinase II/III domain-containing protein: MSRQPLGWYVRRLRRMSPTELIWRARDTGRRTAWAYQQVRPGQDGKTDLPLRNERTFRTTLSPHTACDVPNDARKAVIEQADAIMAGKLEVLGVDRTDLTAPDWFRDPVTGRRSDPSQYVFKLNHRNEQAVGNIKQVWELSRHHHLTQLAAAWYLTHDDQYAERVADHLNDWWRSNPFLSGVHWASGIEVGLRLISWTWIRRLLNDWPEITDLFEHNELALQQLYWHQRYLAAFQSHGSSANNHVIAEAAGQLVGACAFPWFTKSDRWRADAAALLQKQLDANTFPSGVNRELATDYHRFVSELGLYAALEADAADHPLSEQTWALLTRTLDAAAAIVDTRLRPPRQGDDDEGMVLVLDPPDASTWSAYLSLGAAVVGKAPWWPDSPRTATSVIVGALAKARHTDRPAERPDHFSDAGLTILRSRASVDGGGGPEIWCRADAGPHGFLSIAAHAHSDALSLEVRVDGVDVLADPGTYCYHGEEEWRDYFRSTIAHNTVEVDRTEQSTWGGPFLWLRGATGTVLRYDATTWEAEHDGYAPITHRRTAILDHGLLRVEDQLDGTVDVRIAWHLGPQVTVELDGATGRLTWPAGSAVVELPAGLTWTAHSGGDDPLLGWYSPRFGRKVPTTTLIGSGVLGPDSAAISTFQFRS, translated from the coding sequence GTGAGCCGCCAGCCTCTGGGCTGGTACGTCCGCCGCCTGCGCCGGATGTCCCCCACCGAACTCATCTGGCGCGCCCGCGACACCGGACGCCGTACTGCCTGGGCCTACCAACAGGTCCGGCCCGGGCAGGACGGAAAAACCGACCTCCCACTGCGTAACGAGCGGACCTTCCGTACGACGCTCTCACCGCACACCGCGTGCGACGTACCGAACGACGCCCGCAAAGCCGTCATCGAACAGGCCGACGCCATCATGGCCGGCAAGCTCGAGGTCCTCGGAGTCGACCGCACGGACCTGACCGCACCGGACTGGTTCCGTGACCCCGTCACGGGCCGCCGTTCCGACCCGTCGCAGTACGTCTTCAAACTGAACCACCGCAACGAACAAGCGGTCGGCAACATCAAGCAGGTGTGGGAGCTGTCCCGCCACCATCACCTGACCCAGTTGGCGGCCGCCTGGTACCTGACCCACGACGACCAGTACGCCGAACGCGTCGCCGACCACCTGAACGACTGGTGGCGCAGCAACCCGTTCCTCTCCGGCGTGCACTGGGCGAGCGGGATCGAGGTCGGCCTCCGCCTCATCAGCTGGACGTGGATCCGCCGACTGCTGAACGACTGGCCCGAGATCACCGACCTCTTCGAGCACAACGAACTGGCGCTGCAGCAGCTCTACTGGCACCAGCGCTACCTGGCCGCGTTCCAGAGCCACGGCTCTTCCGCCAACAACCACGTGATCGCAGAGGCCGCCGGACAACTCGTCGGCGCCTGTGCGTTCCCCTGGTTCACCAAGAGCGACCGCTGGCGCGCAGACGCCGCAGCCCTGCTGCAGAAGCAACTCGACGCCAACACCTTCCCCTCAGGTGTCAACCGCGAGCTGGCCACCGACTACCACCGCTTCGTCTCAGAACTCGGCCTGTACGCAGCTCTGGAGGCGGACGCCGCCGACCACCCGCTCAGCGAGCAGACGTGGGCCCTCCTCACCCGCACCCTCGATGCGGCCGCAGCGATCGTCGACACTCGTCTGCGTCCACCACGCCAAGGTGACGACGACGAAGGCATGGTCCTCGTCCTCGACCCACCAGATGCCAGCACCTGGTCGGCGTACCTCTCCCTGGGCGCCGCTGTCGTAGGTAAAGCACCCTGGTGGCCGGACAGTCCGCGTACGGCGACCTCAGTCATCGTCGGCGCACTGGCGAAAGCCCGGCATACGGACCGCCCGGCTGAGCGACCGGACCACTTCAGCGACGCCGGTCTGACGATTCTGCGCAGTCGCGCCAGTGTCGACGGAGGTGGCGGCCCGGAGATCTGGTGCCGTGCAGACGCCGGTCCGCACGGTTTCCTCTCCATCGCCGCCCACGCTCACTCCGACGCGCTGTCCCTCGAGGTGCGCGTCGACGGCGTCGACGTCCTCGCTGACCCGGGGACGTACTGCTACCACGGCGAAGAGGAGTGGCGCGACTACTTCCGCTCCACCATCGCCCACAACACCGTCGAAGTGGACCGCACCGAGCAGTCCACCTGGGGCGGCCCGTTCCTCTGGCTGCGCGGGGCAACAGGCACGGTACTTCGCTACGACGCGACCACCTGGGAGGCCGAGCACGACGGCTACGCGCCCATAACGCACCGACGCACCGCCATACTCGACCACGGCCTGCTGCGCGTCGAGGACCAACTGGACGGCACGGTCGACGTACGGATCGCGTGGCATCTCGGGCCGCAGGTGACAGTCGAGCTGGATGGCGCGACCGGTCGGCTGACGTGGCCGGCCGGCTCCGCGGTCGTCGAACTGCCGGCCGGACTGACCTGGACCGCGCACTCCGGTGGCGACGATCCGTTACTGGGCTGGTACTCACCGCGCTTCGGTCGCAAGGTGCCGACGACGACGCTGATCGGTTCCGGTGTCCTCGGGCCGGACTCCGCCGCGATCAGCACCTTTCAATTCCGGTCCTGA
- a CDS encoding Wzz/FepE/Etk N-terminal domain-containing protein — translation MSAQQLDVKKSWRAIRRDRLLIVAIASIGLVAGVAYAFAQPPMHTASSMVVLPPPPSADPEKATGTQSVETQVFIAESAPVLHSAGQNLSPALSTEVVRSRVTVTAVTDDIIRIDAKGTSAGQAIQLANAMSEIYLVFITTGQGLPGDLGKKTGARVLEEATSARGGSMVLHSGIYGGLGALLAAIAAAIGVLIRARGDRRLRLRDEVADAVGLPVLASVSSYRAVDPSDWAQLLNRYAPSAVDAWSLRKILHHLNLDLKAGPASLTVISFADDDKARPLGPQLAAFATSIGISTAIVVDKHTESPPGSVSLDIHLVLVDRDAPHLDGSTRTTSTIVALSAGTVTAEELARLAVATAADDRTIDGLVVTDPDPFDRTIGRVSQSQRRSSSRLPTLLTGTARRTR, via the coding sequence GTGAGCGCACAGCAGCTCGACGTCAAGAAGTCCTGGCGAGCCATCCGGCGGGACCGCCTGCTCATCGTCGCCATCGCGTCGATCGGCCTGGTGGCCGGTGTCGCGTACGCCTTCGCACAACCGCCGATGCACACGGCCTCGTCGATGGTGGTCCTGCCACCGCCGCCTTCGGCCGATCCGGAGAAGGCGACCGGCACGCAGAGCGTCGAGACGCAGGTCTTCATCGCCGAGAGCGCCCCGGTGCTGCACAGCGCCGGGCAGAACCTGTCGCCCGCGCTGTCCACCGAGGTGGTTCGCAGCCGAGTCACCGTCACCGCGGTCACCGACGACATCATCCGGATCGATGCGAAAGGCACCTCGGCCGGGCAGGCGATCCAGTTGGCCAACGCGATGTCCGAGATCTACCTGGTCTTCATCACCACCGGCCAAGGGCTTCCCGGCGACCTCGGTAAGAAGACCGGTGCCCGGGTCCTGGAGGAGGCCACCAGCGCCCGCGGCGGCAGCATGGTCCTGCACTCCGGGATCTACGGTGGGCTGGGGGCCCTGCTGGCCGCGATCGCCGCCGCGATCGGCGTGCTGATCCGGGCTCGCGGCGACCGTCGGCTCCGGCTGCGCGACGAGGTCGCCGACGCCGTCGGACTACCGGTGCTCGCGTCCGTCTCGTCGTACCGGGCGGTCGATCCGTCCGACTGGGCGCAGCTGCTCAACCGCTACGCTCCGTCGGCCGTGGACGCCTGGAGCCTGCGCAAGATCCTGCATCATCTGAACCTGGACCTGAAGGCCGGTCCGGCCTCACTGACCGTCATCTCGTTCGCCGACGACGACAAGGCCCGCCCGCTGGGCCCGCAGCTGGCCGCGTTCGCCACCTCGATCGGCATCTCCACCGCGATCGTGGTCGACAAGCACACCGAGAGTCCGCCCGGTTCGGTGTCCCTCGACATCCACCTGGTCCTGGTCGATCGGGACGCCCCGCACCTGGACGGCAGCACCCGGACCACCAGCACGATCGTAGCCCTGTCGGCCGGCACCGTGACCGCCGAGGAACTCGCCCGGCTGGCCGTCGCGACCGCTGCGGACGACCGCACCATCGACGGTCTGGTCGTCACCGATCCCGACCCGTTCGACCGCACCATCGGCCGGGTCTCGCAGTCGCAGCGCCGCTCGAGCTCGCGACTGCCCACGCTACTCACCGGCACAGCGAGGCGGACCCGATGA